One window from the genome of Bufo bufo chromosome 4, aBufBuf1.1, whole genome shotgun sequence encodes:
- the LOC120999110 gene encoding protein ZBED8-like, translating to MANIMLGKAAEVKLSQIPLSNDTISDRIEDMSKDILAQIVADLISSPAKFSLQLDETTDVSNLSQLAVFVRYVKDDVIKEEFLFCKPLTTTTKAADVKKLVDDFFKDNNLSWDMVSAVCSDGAPAMLGRKSGFGALVKADAPHIIVTHCILHRHALATKTLPPKLAEVLKIVVECVNYVRNSSLRHRIFRELCKETGSEFEVLLYHSNVRWLSRGQVLNRVFAVRVQEHQHCHADCFKDSEFILILAYMTDIFAALNHLNQQMQGGGVNIIEAEENLKAFQKKLPLWKRRIENDNFANFPLLDDCVSKIEDVSGIRDISLPTELKQAIATHLDELATSLDGYFPTRESYPAWVRQPFTFSVETTDVNDEYFDEIIELQQSQVQQQLFRTTTLSTFWCQQMVTYPVIAKKALEFFIPFVTTYLCEQSFSRMLDIKTKKRNRLCCENDMRVALAKVKPRISDLVSERQQQKSH from the coding sequence ATGGCGAATATCATGCTGGGAAAAGCGGCTGAAGTTAAGTTATCCCAAATTCCTCTTTCAAATGACACCATCAGCGACAGAATAGAGGACATGAGCAAAGACATCTTGGCTCAAATAGTTGCAGATCTGATTTCAAGCCCGGCAAAATTCAGCCTTCAACTCGACGAGACCACAGACGTCTCCAATCTAAGCCAGCTTGCAGTATTCGTGCGCTATGTGAAAGACGACGTGATAAAGGaagagtttttattttgtaagcCTCTTACAACAACAACTAAGGCAGCCGATGTGAAGAAACTTGTGGATGACTTCTTCAAAGACAACAATCTTTCGTGGGATATGGTTTCTGCAGTTTGTTCGGATGGAGCTCCAGCCATGCTGGGAAGAAAGTCTGGTTTTGGTGCGCTAGTGAAAGCCGATGCACCACACATCATTGTTACGCATTGTATTCTGCATAGGCATGCATTGGCAACAAAAACCTTGCCTCCAAAACTGGCAGAAGTATTAAAAATTGTAGTGGAATGTGTGAACTATGTGCGAAATAGTTCTCTGAGGCACCGCATCTTCAGGGAGCTGTGTAAAGAAACGGGATCTGAATTTGAGGTACTTCTGTACCATTCCAACGTTCGGTGGTTATCCCGGGGACAGGTGTTGAATCGTGTTTTTGCCGTGCGTGTGCAAGAGCATCAACATTGTCATGCAGATTGCTTCAAAGATTCTGAGTTCATTCTCATTTTAGCGTACATGACTGATATCTTTGCAGCTCTAAATCATCTCAATCAACAGATGCAGGGCGGTGGAGTCAACATCATCGAAGCGGAAGAAAACCTGAAGGCTTTTCAAAAAAAGCTACCGTTATGGAAACGACGAATAGAGAACGATAACTTCGCAAACTTTCCCCTGCTAGACGACTGTGTAAGTAAGATCGAAGATGTATCTGGAATCAGAGACATTTCTCTACCCACGGAACTGAAGCAAGCAATTGCCACGCACTTAGATGAGCTTGCAACGTCTCTTGATGGATACTTCCCTACAAGAGAGTCATATCCAGCATGGGTGAGACAGCCGTTCACATTTAGTGTTGAGACAACAGATGTCAATGATGAATACTTCGATGAAATCATTGAACTTCAGCAGAGCCAGGTTCAACAGCAACTCTTCAGAACAACAACGCTCTCAACGTTTTGGTGTCAACAAATGGTAACGTACCCTGTTATTGCTAAGAAAGCTCTGGAGTTTTTCATACCGTTTGTTACAACATATCTTTGCGAGCAATCCTTTTCAAGGATGCTGGACATAAAAACGAAGAAAAGGAACAGACTTTGTTGCGAAAATGACATGAGAGTGGCACTTGCCAAGGTAAAGCCGCGCATTTCTGACCTGGTCTCTGAAAGGCAACAGCAGAAGTCACACTGA